From a single Acidimicrobiales bacterium genomic region:
- a CDS encoding cytochrome c oxidase subunit 3, giving the protein MMASTVPTAPTRPRTLVIASAFGTGSVLMYFGGLFAVYFSIRADALAWGSQWYPEGAIQLVPGGMNMTTLALSAITMAWAVQAVLNDDRVHAMIAMALTAVLGIAMVNQTVFYFMDIGLPIDASEAATMLYVIVGSHLVMVAVGVLWLGMLLLRTLGGQDTNRHRDLVSAAALYWYATVAVYSVIWVGIYIAK; this is encoded by the coding sequence ATGATGGCCTCCACCGTCCCCACCGCCCCGACCCGTCCGCGGACTCTGGTGATTGCCTCGGCATTCGGGACAGGCAGCGTTCTCATGTACTTCGGCGGCCTGTTCGCCGTCTACTTCTCCATTCGGGCCGACGCCCTGGCCTGGGGCAGTCAGTGGTACCCCGAGGGAGCCATCCAGTTGGTGCCCGGCGGAATGAACATGACCACGCTGGCCCTGTCCGCCATCACCATGGCGTGGGCCGTTCAGGCTGTCCTGAATGACGACCGGGTCCACGCCATGATCGCCATGGCGCTCACCGCGGTCCTCGGGATCGCCATGGTCAACCAGACCGTCTTCTACTTCATGGACATCGGTTTGCCCATCGACGCCAGCGAGGCGGCGACGATGTTGTACGTCATCGTCGGCTCGCACCTCGTCATGGTGGCCGTCGGTGTGCTCTGGCTCGGGATGCTCCTCCTGCGAACCCTGGGTGGGCAGGACACCAACCGGCATCGGGACCTTGTCTCGGCGGCGGCCCTCTACTGGTATGCCACGGTGGCCGTGTATTCGGTCATCTGGGTCGGCATCTACATCGCCAAGTAG